ttatattcgaaagtttgaaatttttaaataataaagtagattttttaattttcgaaAGAGGGGGTGAAAAATGGAGTGATAAATCCTTTTGAATGttttatatatagtaaaaaatgacaaatttgtattttcaatgGAGATTGGGGGTGAGAAGCACATGGGGGGTACAGATACAATTCTTATACATGTTTAttggttgtttttattttaatttaaaaaaagagtAATTGGGCCGGTGTAGGCCCATTCACTAAGTTAAAATGAACCCTATTATTTTCTTCCACCGCAGATTGCTAGGGTTTCTGAACACACCGGCACCACAGGTAAACAATGTTTCCTCTCAATCTCATTCTCGATCTTCGATTGCCTCAATCCAATGTTTTCGTCCTGATAATTTCTACCTATCTTCTTATTATTGTTAAACAATCGTTAATTTTCAAGTGTGTGATTTTGTTTTGATCAGGGAAATGGCTCCAAAACAACCCAGTACGGGTCTTTTTGTTGGTTTGAACAAGGGTCACGTTGTCACCAAGAAGGAGTTGGCTCCACGCCCCTCAGATCGCAAGGGGGTcagttttttttccttttctatgCAATTTTATATTTCAGTTTCGTATTCtaaatttgtttagattgtGAATGGTGTTTTTAGAATCACAACTTAAATAGTGTAAATGTTTTTAGCAGTTGTAGTAGGTGTCTTTCTAGTTGGGACAGATATACGTAATAGTTTTTGCTTCCTGATTTTTAAAACCTAATTTTTCAATTTGTGAGTTTTGAACTATCTTGTAACTTTGAAAAAAGGAAGTTGGTTTccaattgattaaatttattgtatCTGTTTAATTTGAGTACAATTTTTACTTATGAGGCAACTCCCTTGTATTATAATTTCATTGTCTACACATTAGTGTAAATCACTTAATAGTGGCGAAGCATTTGAATTTGTTGCCTACAACTTGCAATGTTTTTTCTGTTATTGCTGGTGTTTTTATACCAGATTGAATCCAGTGTTTTTTTTACCGGTTCCTTTCACTTCACTCACAATTTTGGTTTAAGTTTTTACTATTCATGCTGCCATAGTCTGTTTAAAGGATAAAACTAGAGTAAAACAGTTTAATAATGTTAGAAGCATCGTTTGATGGGTTGTTTCTTGTTAAGTTCCTGTTTGATACCAAATCATTCTGTGTGAAAGATACAAATAAAATGAGAACTATGCCTTTTTAGTGGCTAGCTATTGACTTTCTATCCACCTTAGAAAATCTAATAAGATGGAATGTTGTTTAAATGTTTCCCTAAAGAATTTATTGACTCAATCAGAAAACAAGCAAGAGAGTTCACTTCGTGAGAAACCTCATCAGAGAGGTTGCTGGGTTTGCACCTTATGAGAAGCGTATAACTGAGTTGCTCAAGGTTGGAAAAGATAAGAGGGCACTTAAGGTTGCAAAGAGAAAGCTTGGAACCCACAAACGTGCCAAGAAGAAGCGTGAGGAGATGTCCAACGTACTCAGGAAGATGAGGTTTGTCCTATGttctgttgttaatattattaatatgcGGATCATATCTAATTTAAAACCTatgttattttgttaatatcaTTAATATGTGTACCATATCTAATTTATTATGATAAGCATTCCTGAAATGTAGTTTTGTTGGTCTGGATATGTGCTAACTATGATATTTTCGATGTGCAGGGCTGGTGGAGCTGGAGACAAGAAGAAATAAGTATGATTTACCCTTGTTATGGTTTTAGAGTCAATGTTTTGATGGATATTagcttttatttgttttaattttgtttgagtATTTTTGAGTATTTGGTTAGAAATGTACTCTATTTAAACCGAGACATCCgagttaaaatcaatttttcaaacaaacttattatatttcatgtatttttctgtattattacttgattactTGATATCGACAACacctttaattatttatacGCTATGGTTTTTGTTAAGCAAAGAGGATCTACAAGTAGGACTGTTAAATTAATACAGAGGATAAACTGGATATatgttttctttaattttgaaGATAAAGTAAATTAATGAGATAAACTAGAAGTAAACTTTAATTATCTAAGTTTTATTATTCAtcattgttttttattaaagttatagatgtaaaattatataattttatcgctaatcttcaaaaagaaaatatattcaTCGAACAAAACCTGAACGTCCTAGAAGCCTCCTTCATGATCTTCTGCTTCCGAAGTAGTCTTTATTGTGGCATGTTTAACATATATGATAGAAATGTCTACACTTATCTTCGAAGCTATAGTTTAAGTAGAATGTGGTTTTAAAAAGGGGAAAGGtgaaaagtgattttttaatttaagttatattttgttCATGAAGAGGAGAGGTGTTTTAAGGATTTTATATGCGTATCACCTCTTTCAAATGGAGGAATTTTGCTCCTCTCTCCACATAAAAACTGAACTaaacacatttaaaatatttcctcTCCTCTTTTATCTACCCACAGCCAAAACCATAAGTTTAATCTGTATACACTTGAGACAACATTTATCTATACACTCGCAACTACTGCTATTCCATGACAGCAGTATTTGCAACTAAACTTGTTCTCCATGTTTATTCCTTAATATTTGCATAAAAGAGATAAACAATCCTTCAAATGTGCTCCAGTTGCTTAAACAGTGTTGAGTTTGTTGAAAGTACTGCAGTTTGATTCTTGCATAACACACTCTTTGGGAGGGGTGAAGAGCTTTAAAGTGTAACCTTAGCATCTACAATTTAAAACTTGTCCAACAAATTGTACTTTTTTGAAACCAACTCTTCTGATTCTTTTGTGCGGCCAACTCTTCTTACAATGTATTTAACAAAACAGCCTTGCAGAAGGCAACATTACAGAATTTAGAAGAAGCTAGATTTTTTATACAAGAATTACATCACTGTGACAGAACTGTGATGCACGTTTCTATTCTCTTTTCGATCTTGTATAATTTTGTGAAGAGAAAATTCACATACCAATACATTTACAACCAAGAACAACATGTGCCAAGGCCATGCAGGGAAGAAAGCAACAAATGACAATGAAATAGACAGGTAGGAGACGTGGAGGACAATCTTGAGACCCCACTGATCCTCTACAAGTCCTATATAAGTGGATAATCCAACAGACTCTTTTGGAAATTGAATAGTAATTAAATGATGTTTTAACTAAATGCTCTTATAATATATTAGTGAGATCTTGGAATGATTCAATCTTTTAGAAACACATTAACCTCCTAAGTTATTTGTTGGGTAGTCCGAGAGATTTTGACACATCTCCATCTAaa
The genomic region above belongs to Cicer arietinum cultivar CDC Frontier isolate Library 1 chromosome 4, Cicar.CDCFrontier_v2.0, whole genome shotgun sequence and contains:
- the LOC101493088 gene encoding large ribosomal subunit protein eL36x-like, yielding MAPKQPSTGLFVGLNKGHVVTKKELAPRPSDRKGKTSKRVHFVRNLIREVAGFAPYEKRITELLKVGKDKRALKVAKRKLGTHKRAKKKREEMSNVLRKMRAGGAGDKKK